Proteins found in one Methanospirillum hungatei JF-1 genomic segment:
- the hypF gene encoding carbamoyltransferase HypF, which produces MPKQGHIIIRGIVQGVGFRPFVYARAIAHGIRGSVCNTGSEVQIDAWGDNFDDFLSDLRKGPPLSTIDSVEVHPLSGDSPKSFHILKSHDGVRTGLIPPDIATCPDCIKDIFTPNGRYEGYFATSCVNCGPRYSIIKTLPYDRERTAMDEFPPCGDCSEEYSDPFSRRHHAQTIACQICGPELVLHSGTGAVIKEQSPIKRTAQLLDQGSIIAIRGIGGFHIACTGDMARTLKERLGRTEQPFAIMARKEWILDNTSISPDEEKILQSEISPIVVLDKKDPNALDNVSNLHTIGCMVPYTGLHHLLFSYLSAPYLIMTSANAPGYPMITTLAEALSKLSRITDYYLTHTRDIMNRCDDSVIRKGHIIRLSRGYAPKRTKIDLGNTAILGTGPELNATVTLYTQGFCITSPHIGNVRNPGTYAYLKETTSCLCNLMQPDIKIIAHDLHPQFLSTRYAKELSDETGALLVPVQHHEAHIAASCQKECIGIAIDGVGYGTDGTIWGGEIFQGSAPHYSRVGHLMPVLMPGGDLATIWPERMLYGILPDEQTHQLLLSRGWKEQDLSILEKQVSKRFNTAVTSSTGRILDAAAALLGICRKKTYDGEPAMKLESAAYGASPETWEIPLTRIGTAEVLDTPSLLKQARDRFMSDPKDSQNIQQIAASIQYNLARGIGVIACNAAASAGLQTIALSGGVAYNEMIRNTIRETVHKNGYQLCTNHDMPLGDGCISFGQCVYAGKKEIL; this is translated from the coding sequence ATGCCAAAACAGGGTCATATCATTATAAGGGGGATTGTCCAGGGGGTTGGTTTCCGTCCGTTCGTGTACGCCCGGGCTATTGCGCATGGAATCCGCGGCTCAGTCTGTAACACCGGATCAGAAGTTCAGATAGATGCCTGGGGAGATAATTTTGACGATTTTCTGAGTGATCTGAGAAAAGGTCCGCCACTCTCCACCATCGACTCAGTTGAAGTGCACCCGCTCTCAGGGGATTCACCGAAATCCTTTCATATACTGAAAAGTCATGATGGTGTCAGGACAGGTCTTATTCCTCCGGACATTGCCACCTGCCCGGACTGTATCAAAGATATCTTCACCCCAAACGGGAGGTATGAAGGATATTTTGCGACATCCTGCGTGAACTGCGGACCCCGGTATTCAATCATCAAAACCCTGCCATATGACCGGGAAAGAACGGCAATGGATGAGTTTCCACCCTGTGGAGATTGTTCAGAGGAGTATTCAGATCCCTTCAGCCGCAGACATCATGCCCAGACGATCGCCTGTCAGATCTGCGGGCCAGAACTAGTTCTTCATTCTGGAACCGGTGCAGTGATCAAAGAACAAAGCCCGATTAAGAGAACTGCACAACTCCTTGATCAGGGATCCATTATTGCTATTCGGGGAATCGGCGGGTTTCATATCGCATGCACCGGCGATATGGCCAGGACATTAAAAGAGCGTCTTGGCAGAACTGAACAGCCCTTTGCCATCATGGCCAGAAAAGAATGGATTCTTGATAATACATCCATATCTCCCGATGAAGAAAAGATCCTGCAGAGTGAGATCTCCCCAATCGTAGTTCTGGATAAAAAAGATCCCAACGCATTGGATAATGTCAGTAATCTTCACACTATCGGGTGCATGGTACCTTATACCGGTCTGCACCATCTTCTCTTCTCCTATCTTTCAGCACCATATCTTATCATGACCAGTGCTAATGCACCCGGTTATCCGATGATTACGACATTAGCCGAGGCATTGAGTAAACTTTCCAGAATCACCGATTATTACCTCACCCATACCCGTGATATCATGAACCGCTGTGATGACTCGGTCATCAGAAAAGGACATATAATCCGTCTTTCACGGGGATATGCACCGAAGAGAACAAAGATAGATCTTGGTAATACCGCCATCCTTGGAACCGGACCAGAACTGAACGCCACCGTAACCCTCTATACCCAGGGGTTTTGTATAACCTCACCCCACATTGGCAATGTCAGAAATCCAGGGACCTATGCATACCTGAAAGAGACAACTTCCTGCCTGTGTAATCTGATGCAGCCTGATATCAAAATCATCGCTCATGATCTTCACCCGCAGTTCCTCTCAACCAGATATGCAAAAGAATTGAGTGACGAGACCGGGGCCCTTCTTGTTCCGGTCCAGCACCATGAGGCTCACATCGCTGCATCATGTCAGAAAGAGTGTATCGGAATCGCAATCGATGGGGTGGGGTACGGAACAGACGGGACGATCTGGGGCGGTGAGATATTCCAGGGTTCTGCTCCGCACTATTCCAGAGTAGGGCACCTTATGCCGGTGCTGATGCCGGGAGGGGATCTGGCTACTATCTGGCCTGAACGGATGTTGTATGGTATTCTTCCTGATGAACAGACCCATCAGTTACTTTTGTCACGGGGATGGAAAGAACAGGATCTTTCCATATTAGAGAAACAAGTCTCAAAACGGTTCAATACCGCTGTCACCTCAAGTACTGGCAGGATCCTGGATGCGGCAGCTGCACTCCTGGGAATTTGCAGGAAAAAGACATACGACGGAGAGCCTGCGATGAAACTTGAGTCAGCCGCCTATGGAGCATCTCCGGAGACCTGGGAGATTCCGCTTACCAGAATTGGTACGGCTGAGGTACTTGATACACCTTCACTTCTTAAACAAGCCAGAGATCGGTTTATGTCTGATCCAAAAGATTCTCAAAATATTCAGCAGATCGCAGCATCTATCCAGTATAACCTGGCACGAGGGATCGGAGTAATTGCCTGTAACGCCGCTGCAAGTGCAGGACTACAAACCATTGCGTTATCCGGGGGCGTTGCATATAACGAGATGATCCGGAATACTATCCGGGAGACGGTGCATAAAAACGGATACCAATTGTGCACAAACCATGATATGCCACTTGGAGACGGGTGTATCTCCTTTGGTCAATGTGTATATGCCGGCAAAAAAGAGATTTTATGA
- a CDS encoding ArsR family transcriptional regulator, with the protein MNDPVELVPLFVVFNNTHYKKILELLNKNWMTRTELGDVVGTDYVRDGLLLLRKGNLIEEKWRMPEPGKKPEKEYRANYCKVRANFQCNFSDLGDLLAIAFTNGDDLKMKGDSVEAELLRGNCSINDIARKFGVSPVIIKGIAKRIPHLDVKGQGLVVLDE; encoded by the coding sequence GTGAATGATCCGGTAGAGCTGGTTCCCCTTTTCGTGGTATTTAATAATACTCATTATAAGAAAATTCTCGAACTCCTGAATAAGAACTGGATGACCCGTACGGAGCTGGGTGATGTAGTCGGAACAGATTACGTCAGAGATGGGCTGCTCCTGCTTCGGAAAGGAAATCTTATAGAGGAGAAATGGAGAATGCCTGAACCAGGTAAGAAGCCGGAGAAGGAATACAGAGCGAATTATTGTAAGGTCCGTGCTAACTTTCAGTGTAATTTTTCAGATCTCGGGGATCTTCTTGCAATTGCATTCACGAATGGGGATGATCTCAAAATGAAAGGTGATAGTGTGGAAGCTGAACTGTTACGGGGAAATTGCTCCATAAATGACATTGCGAGAAAATTCGGAGTCTCACCTGTGATTATAAAAGGGATCGCGAAGAGAATTCCACATCTGGATGTAAAAGGTCAGGGTCTGGTCGTTTTGGATGAATGA
- a CDS encoding winged helix-turn-helix transcriptional regulator has translation MNENDPGYTILKNKRDVTRFQILVDIAAHQPAIRQQEIAAGLGVTPQAISEYVRELTEEGMLKAPGRGRYEVTREGVEWILHHAEVLETYARHIRNDVIKQVSVWTAIAAEDLKRGDPVGVYMKNGLLYASKQPQSANGLSVSDTPKGEDAGVSGLEGIITHREATVLVCKVPRVERGGSRKVRLDLLRDVISRVTVVACVGLEAWVSLKKIDRVPDLYFGSREGSVEAALHGIPCAIVIVDEFFTDFLKQLEQADLSYEIHDLVSS, from the coding sequence ATGAATGAGAATGATCCAGGATACACCATCCTAAAAAATAAGCGTGATGTTACCAGATTTCAAATCCTGGTTGATATCGCAGCACATCAGCCTGCAATACGGCAGCAGGAGATAGCGGCAGGTCTCGGGGTTACTCCCCAGGCGATCTCGGAATATGTCAGGGAACTGACTGAAGAAGGTATGCTTAAGGCACCAGGCCGGGGCAGGTATGAAGTCACAAGGGAAGGTGTTGAGTGGATCCTGCACCATGCAGAAGTTCTTGAAACATATGCACGGCATATCCGAAATGATGTCATTAAACAGGTTTCGGTCTGGACAGCCATTGCAGCGGAGGATTTAAAAAGAGGTGATCCCGTCGGAGTGTATATGAAAAATGGTCTCCTCTATGCCTCAAAGCAGCCTCAGTCAGCGAATGGCCTGTCAGTTTCCGATACACCAAAAGGTGAAGATGCAGGGGTTTCCGGTCTTGAGGGAATCATAACCCACCGGGAGGCGACTGTTCTTGTCTGCAAGGTTCCCAGGGTGGAACGGGGCGGCTCGCGAAAGGTCAGGTTGGATCTTCTAAGGGATGTTATCAGCAGGGTTACCGTGGTTGCCTGTGTTGGTCTTGAAGCATGGGTCTCTCTAAAAAAAATTGATCGCGTTCCAGATCTCTATTTCGGATCACGTGAAGGATCGGTTGAAGCAGCCCTGCATGGTATCCCGTGTGCCATTGTGATTGTAGATGAATTTTTCACAGATTTTCTCAAACAGCTCGAGCAGGCGGATCTTAGTTACGAGATCCATGACCTGGTGTCTTCATGA
- a CDS encoding DEAD/DEAH box helicase: MKAIIQPTKKYYRVLYIDTHHIRITGMLELVDTPKGIRPVKYRIRHTKSGGYRNTPSKDLVTHLRRSRLYLTAKDKPFESFLQDLQIPYSYVSLCRFCLMDDRVTELDKKNAVGFGEEEQICMDCARKELRRELVHMGRLGRSALSHLDELLEKYRSVDRVLATIEPDRLTVGHTLYDRLEAHPVVQTARIEELPFPREFVTACGVESLMPVQQLAVEAGLLYGKDLLVVSATASGKTFIGEMAGLKNYLEKRGRVLFLVPLVALAYQKYERFSQKYGHLTDVSIITGASRILVKDNRRPANRNRNAGILVATYEGIDHLMRLGESLTNIGTVIIDEVQMLEDRDRGHRVDGLIARMKFASPKAQFLYLSATIGHPKLLAAKLGSKLVRYDDRPVSLERYLIFSEREQKIPTERTLVAEEYNHVSDKGYHGQTIIFTNSRARCHIIAEKIGEGVAPYHAGLTQAERRQVEEKFEKGQLRAVVTTAALAAGVDFPASQVIFDSLAMGIEWLTVQEFYQMSGRAGRPDFHDLGKVVILAEPGGSYIRGSRLTEEEVAMGLLKGEMGEVAPQYNLEQSSELYVANAVICKGDVSSIEKIEGYLVGESEPVEELLINRNLISKENGLIRLTPLARVMSEHFIGVERLSRIIRLVNEMKDPLDILADLECASDEEAAKEKIRKENEKGDSHRKKKKRHGRRMKKNS; this comes from the coding sequence ATGAAGGCGATAATCCAGCCGACGAAGAAATATTACCGGGTTTTATACATCGATACGCATCATATCCGGATAACGGGGATGCTTGAGCTTGTTGATACTCCTAAAGGCATCAGACCGGTAAAATACCGGATCCGGCATACGAAAAGCGGGGGATACCGGAACACTCCCAGTAAGGATCTGGTCACTCATCTCCGCCGTTCCCGTCTTTACCTCACGGCGAAGGATAAACCCTTTGAATCATTTTTGCAGGATCTTCAAATCCCGTATTCGTATGTGTCACTCTGCAGGTTCTGTCTGATGGATGACCGGGTCACAGAACTTGACAAAAAGAACGCTGTAGGGTTTGGAGAGGAAGAGCAGATCTGCATGGATTGTGCCCGCAAGGAACTGCGCAGGGAGCTGGTGCATATGGGCCGGCTTGGAAGATCCGCTCTTTCCCATCTTGATGAACTTCTGGAAAAGTACAGGAGTGTTGACCGGGTACTTGCAACGATAGAGCCAGATAGGCTGACAGTCGGACATACGCTCTATGATCGTCTTGAAGCTCACCCAGTTGTGCAGACAGCCAGGATTGAAGAGCTTCCATTTCCCCGTGAGTTTGTAACGGCATGTGGCGTTGAGTCATTAATGCCGGTTCAGCAGCTGGCAGTAGAGGCAGGGTTGTTGTATGGCAAGGATCTCCTGGTGGTTTCGGCTACAGCCAGTGGGAAGACCTTTATCGGTGAGATGGCAGGGCTGAAAAATTACCTTGAAAAGAGGGGCAGGGTTCTGTTTCTTGTTCCTCTTGTTGCCCTGGCTTATCAGAAATATGAGCGGTTTTCACAGAAATATGGTCATCTCACTGATGTGTCAATTATCACCGGGGCCAGCAGGATTCTGGTGAAAGATAACCGAAGGCCAGCTAACCGGAACAGGAATGCTGGGATTCTTGTTGCTACCTATGAAGGGATAGATCATCTCATGAGACTGGGAGAGTCCCTGACAAACATTGGCACGGTGATCATTGATGAGGTCCAGATGCTTGAAGATCGCGACCGTGGTCATCGTGTTGATGGTCTGATCGCACGGATGAAGTTTGCATCTCCGAAAGCACAGTTTTTATACCTCAGTGCAACCATCGGGCATCCAAAATTACTGGCTGCAAAGCTCGGTTCAAAGTTGGTCAGGTATGATGATCGTCCGGTCTCACTGGAGCGGTATCTGATATTTTCTGAACGAGAACAGAAGATTCCAACAGAACGTACCCTTGTGGCAGAGGAGTATAATCATGTATCAGACAAGGGATATCATGGGCAGACCATCATCTTCACAAATTCCCGTGCCCGGTGTCATATTATCGCAGAGAAGATAGGAGAGGGCGTTGCTCCCTATCATGCCGGGCTGACACAGGCAGAACGTCGTCAGGTTGAGGAAAAGTTTGAGAAAGGGCAGCTTCGTGCCGTCGTTACCACGGCAGCCCTTGCAGCAGGCGTTGACTTTCCTGCATCCCAGGTAATTTTTGACTCTCTTGCCATGGGTATTGAATGGCTTACTGTGCAGGAGTTTTACCAGATGTCAGGAAGAGCTGGGCGTCCTGATTTTCATGATCTTGGTAAGGTGGTAATCCTTGCAGAACCTGGTGGGAGTTATATAAGAGGTTCACGGCTCACTGAAGAAGAGGTAGCCATGGGTCTTTTAAAGGGGGAGATGGGAGAGGTGGCCCCCCAGTACAATCTTGAGCAGAGCTCTGAACTGTATGTTGCAAATGCGGTGATATGCAAAGGAGATGTGAGTTCAATTGAGAAGATCGAAGGGTACCTTGTTGGTGAATCTGAACCGGTTGAAGAGCTTCTTATAAACAGGAATCTCATCTCCAAAGAGAACGGACTCATTCGTCTGACTCCCCTGGCCAGGGTAATGTCTGAACATTTTATCGGTGTTGAGCGGTTATCCCGCATCATACGTCTGGTCAATGAGATGAAAGATCCGCTCGACATCCTGGCAGATCTTGAATGCGCATCAGATGAAGAGGCTGCAAAGGAAAAGATCCGAAAAGAGAATGAGAAGGGTGATAGCCACCGGAAAAAGAAAAAAAGACATGGAAGAAGGATGAAAAAGAATTCTTAA
- a CDS encoding ammonium transporter, which yields MTLDSGATAWILASTCLVMLMTPGVGLFYGGLVRRKNVIAMVALAFLSYALVSVQWVFCGYSIAFGSDIGGFIGGPDYIGLSGVGMEASALPIPDILFAAFQLVFAALTLAILTSGVAERIRLSAFVVFGLLWTTLVYDPLAHWAWGGGWAASLGALDFAGGTVVHISSGFGALAIALVIGKRMGFGENSIEPHNIPMTLLGAALLWFGWFGFNAGSAIAADGLASNALMVTNTAAAAGALTWLLASSIRGKPSSVGMVSGAIAGLVGITPAAGFVDVPSSLVIGGVAGLICYGALLWRLKKGFDESLDAWAIHGVGGLWGAIATGIFASVGKTGLLAGNAYQFGINTIDALIAVGYAFVVTYILAMIIDRTIGLRVSEDEEYVGLDISQHGERARS from the coding sequence ATGACGCTAGATAGTGGTGCAACTGCGTGGATACTTGCCTCTACCTGCCTGGTCATGCTCATGACTCCAGGGGTCGGGTTGTTCTACGGAGGATTAGTGCGGAGGAAAAATGTCATCGCAATGGTGGCACTAGCATTCCTCAGTTATGCTCTCGTGAGTGTACAGTGGGTCTTTTGCGGATATTCAATCGCATTCGGCTCAGATATTGGTGGATTTATCGGTGGTCCTGACTATATCGGCCTTTCCGGAGTCGGGATGGAAGCTTCAGCTCTTCCCATACCGGATATCCTGTTTGCAGCATTCCAGCTGGTATTTGCTGCACTGACACTGGCAATCCTGACATCAGGAGTTGCAGAACGGATACGGCTTTCGGCCTTTGTGGTGTTCGGGCTGCTCTGGACAACGCTGGTCTATGATCCCCTTGCACACTGGGCCTGGGGTGGTGGCTGGGCTGCGTCGCTTGGAGCTCTGGACTTTGCAGGAGGAACTGTCGTTCACATCAGTTCAGGATTCGGTGCCCTGGCCATTGCACTAGTGATTGGAAAACGGATGGGCTTTGGAGAAAATTCGATAGAACCCCATAATATTCCGATGACTCTGCTTGGTGCGGCGTTGTTATGGTTTGGATGGTTCGGATTTAATGCCGGAAGTGCCATAGCAGCTGACGGTCTTGCTTCAAACGCCCTCATGGTCACCAACACCGCAGCGGCTGCCGGAGCACTGACATGGCTGCTTGCAAGCAGTATCCGTGGGAAACCAAGTTCAGTCGGCATGGTGTCAGGAGCCATTGCCGGTCTCGTCGGTATCACACCGGCAGCCGGATTTGTCGATGTTCCGTCATCCCTTGTCATCGGTGGTGTAGCCGGTCTCATATGTTATGGGGCACTGCTCTGGCGCCTGAAGAAAGGATTTGATGAGAGTCTTGATGCATGGGCCATTCATGGTGTTGGTGGTCTGTGGGGTGCAATCGCTACCGGTATATTTGCAAGTGTTGGTAAGACCGGACTTCTTGCCGGTAATGCGTATCAGTTTGGGATCAATACCATTGATGCCCTGATCGCTGTCGGATATGCCTTCGTGGTGACCTATATCCTGGCGATGATCATAGACAGGACAATCGGACTTCGGGTATCGGAAGATGAAGAATATGTCGGACTTGACATCTCCCAGCATGGAGAGCGGGCACGATCATAA
- a CDS encoding P-II family nitrogen regulator, translated as MKLIKAIIKPERLDAVKKALEDAGYFGMTITEVQGRGEQKGISLQYRGGTIEVDLIPKIEMEILVSADKVDHVIETIKKGAYTGKIGDGRIFVIPVDASIKIRTGEVITE; from the coding sequence ATGAAACTCATAAAAGCCATCATAAAACCAGAGCGGCTTGACGCCGTTAAGAAAGCATTGGAAGACGCCGGGTATTTCGGAATGACCATCACCGAAGTACAGGGCCGGGGAGAACAGAAAGGTATCAGCCTTCAGTACCGTGGTGGAACAATAGAGGTAGATCTCATCCCCAAGATAGAGATGGAGATTTTAGTCTCTGCAGATAAGGTCGATCATGTCATTGAAACCATCAAGAAAGGAGCATATACTGGAAAGATTGGTGACGGAAGGATCTTTGTCATCCCTGTTGATGCATCTATCAAGATCAGAACCGGGGAAGTAATCACTGAATAA
- the serS gene encoding serine--tRNA ligase: MLDIRFVRANPDAIREDLKKRNDMEKLAWIDDLLVQDIRHRELIGQTNELRRRRNSISYDINRAKKAGEDASALIAEAAGLPGRIKENEAEMEEISKKIRYYLMRIPNILHESVPVGADDTQNVEVKRYGTPRTFTFELKNHGQLAADNDWADFERATKTSGAGFYFLKGNLVLLDLALQRFSLDILMEKGYTPIIPPYMINRKSYEEVTDLDDFEKVMYKIEDDDAYLIATSEHPMAAMYQDEIFEEKDLPLRLAGLSPCFRREIGSHGLDTKGLFRVHQFHKVEQFVYCHPDDSWTIHEELRENAEEIFQKLEIPYRVVNICTGDIGTVAAKKYDIEAWMPRENEYREVVSCSNCTTYQAVRLNIRVRDKEDFESKQFVHTLNSTAIATSRAMRAILENNQQEDGSVVIPKVLRPYMNDKEFL, translated from the coding sequence ATGCTTGATATACGATTTGTCCGGGCAAATCCGGATGCCATCAGGGAAGATCTAAAGAAACGAAATGATATGGAGAAGTTAGCATGGATAGATGACCTGCTTGTTCAGGATATCCGTCACCGTGAACTTATTGGTCAGACCAATGAATTACGGCGAAGACGAAATTCCATCTCATATGACATAAACCGTGCAAAAAAAGCCGGAGAAGATGCATCTGCACTCATCGCTGAAGCTGCAGGGCTCCCTGGACGCATAAAAGAAAATGAAGCTGAGATGGAGGAGATCTCGAAAAAGATACGGTATTACCTCATGCGTATCCCGAATATTCTCCATGAGAGCGTACCGGTTGGTGCTGATGATACCCAGAATGTCGAGGTGAAGAGATATGGCACACCCCGGACCTTTACCTTTGAACTTAAAAACCACGGGCAACTTGCTGCAGATAATGACTGGGCTGATTTTGAACGTGCTACCAAAACATCCGGAGCGGGCTTTTATTTTCTGAAAGGAAATCTGGTGCTTCTTGATCTCGCCCTTCAGAGATTTTCCCTTGATATTTTGATGGAAAAAGGGTATACGCCCATCATACCTCCATACATGATTAACCGGAAATCATACGAGGAAGTTACTGATCTTGATGATTTTGAGAAGGTCATGTATAAAATTGAGGATGATGATGCATACCTGATCGCCACCAGTGAGCATCCGATGGCAGCAATGTACCAGGATGAAATTTTTGAAGAGAAGGATCTACCACTCAGACTTGCAGGACTCTCACCATGTTTCAGACGGGAGATCGGATCTCATGGTCTGGATACAAAGGGCCTCTTCCGTGTTCATCAGTTTCATAAAGTAGAGCAGTTTGTCTACTGTCATCCGGATGATTCATGGACGATTCATGAAGAACTTCGTGAAAATGCTGAGGAGATATTCCAGAAACTTGAGATCCCGTACCGGGTTGTAAATATCTGCACTGGTGATATCGGAACGGTTGCAGCAAAGAAATATGATATTGAAGCCTGGATGCCCCGTGAAAACGAATACCGTGAAGTGGTTTCATGTTCAAACTGCACCACATATCAGGCGGTCAGGTTAAATATCAGAGTCAGGGACAAAGAGGATTTTGAGTCAAAACAGTTTGTTCATACCCTGAATTCTACTGCTATTGCAACTTCACGGGCCATGCGGGCAATTCTTGAAAATAATCAGCAGGAAGACGGCTCTGTAGTGATTCCAAAGGTACTCAGGCCCTACATGAATGACAAAGAATTTCTATAA
- a CDS encoding 30S ribosomal protein S3ae — protein sequence MAAKKPTGRRVDGWKAKSWYKVYSPDNVGKVYLGDTVADDPSKLMGRVMQAPLSELVNDYTKQNVKMKFAITNVAGDAAYTSFIGHELARDFIRSLVKRRTSRIDCVVNFVSKDGCKVRATVTCFTLTRADQSQQHEIRKILTDDVLTFGKENELGVFVNNIINGDLAKELFKKVKELHPVRRVEVIKTKVELPKSSA from the coding sequence ATGGCAGCGAAAAAACCAACAGGCAGAAGAGTCGACGGATGGAAAGCAAAATCCTGGTATAAGGTGTACAGCCCTGACAATGTGGGAAAAGTATACCTTGGTGACACCGTGGCAGATGATCCGTCCAAACTTATGGGACGGGTCATGCAGGCACCGCTCTCAGAATTGGTAAATGACTATACCAAGCAGAATGTAAAGATGAAGTTTGCTATCACGAATGTAGCAGGTGATGCAGCATACACCTCATTCATTGGTCATGAACTTGCGCGTGATTTCATCAGATCACTGGTAAAACGCCGTACCTCAAGGATTGACTGTGTGGTAAACTTTGTCAGCAAGGATGGCTGCAAGGTCCGTGCAACAGTTACCTGTTTCACGCTCACCCGTGCAGACCAGAGTCAGCAGCACGAGATAAGAAAAATTCTTACCGATGATGTTCTGACCTTTGGCAAAGAGAATGAACTCGGTGTTTTTGTGAACAATATCATCAACGGCGATCTTGCAAAGGAACTCTTTAAGAAAGTAAAAGAGCTTCACCCGGTTCGTCGTGTTGAAGTAATCAAAACCAAGGTTGAGCTCCCGAAGAGTTCTGCCTGA
- a CDS encoding KEOPS complex subunit Pcc1, whose amino-acid sequence MNIQGIIRTIHDHAQCIADSISVDNLSEMKTNAEGSYVITQITSTKIRSVIASMDDYLMNLTVAEEVCEKSSQTSNQEFHNNTGRN is encoded by the coding sequence ATGAATATTCAGGGTATCATCCGGACAATTCATGACCATGCACAATGTATTGCGGATTCGATATCTGTCGATAACTTGTCAGAGATGAAAACGAATGCTGAGGGGAGTTATGTTATCACACAGATCACAAGTACCAAAATCCGGTCAGTCATCGCCTCAATGGACGATTATCTTATGAATCTCACCGTAGCAGAAGAAGTTTGTGAAAAATCCTCACAAACATCAAATCAGGAGTTTCACAATAATACCGGGAGAAACTAA
- a CDS encoding DHH family phosphoesterase produces the protein MSIETAAKDLAYELSRQSSVEILCHHDADGIAAGSIMAMALYRAGIPFRLRITHRLSEDNIPKTRPLLLCDLGAGLAGLPEETMVIDHHLPFFEGPHHVNPRYDGIDGDTDLCAAGTAYLVANALGDNRDLAGLTLLGVIGDGQTLTGKNQDIYLDALGNGIISKKRGIILPGRTPAEQIELSTEPFLYGISGSKEESLNIIRTSTIDDTLQGDILCSLLVLQAAERCRPETLDSIWGDMWMLEREVIEHAHNMAFIVDSCGKAGHGSIAVSLCLRSSKLTEKAYEIARTHRLALIQEMNRFLASSQDDKKGPIMCSDQHLTSDLADTVFRNIPDSSPVIIAVQKNDGTCSCSIRTDGRSGKYAGEIVRQLALEYGGYGGGHQNRAGATVACEYLDTFSSKVVEAFSS, from the coding sequence ATGTCCATAGAAACTGCTGCAAAAGACCTTGCATATGAATTATCCAGACAGAGTTCTGTTGAAATACTCTGTCATCATGATGCAGACGGCATAGCAGCAGGATCGATCATGGCGATGGCTCTGTACCGGGCAGGCATTCCATTCAGACTTCGGATAACTCACCGGTTGTCTGAAGATAATATCCCAAAGACCAGGCCATTACTTCTTTGTGATCTTGGTGCAGGTCTTGCCGGATTACCTGAAGAGACGATGGTCATTGATCATCACCTCCCTTTCTTTGAGGGCCCGCATCATGTGAACCCAAGATATGACGGGATCGATGGAGACACCGACCTCTGCGCAGCGGGAACTGCATATCTGGTCGCAAATGCTCTTGGAGATAACCGTGATCTGGCAGGATTGACACTCCTTGGCGTCATCGGAGACGGGCAGACCCTGACCGGCAAAAACCAGGATATCTATCTTGATGCCCTGGGGAACGGGATCATCAGTAAAAAGAGGGGAATTATTCTTCCAGGCAGAACGCCTGCCGAGCAGATTGAGCTCTCAACAGAACCATTTCTCTATGGGATTTCCGGCTCAAAGGAGGAATCCCTCAATATTATTCGAACATCAACGATTGATGATACCCTTCAGGGAGATATACTCTGCTCACTCCTTGTTCTGCAGGCCGCAGAGAGGTGCAGACCTGAAACCTTGGATTCAATATGGGGAGATATGTGGATGCTGGAACGGGAAGTGATTGAGCATGCGCATAATATGGCCTTTATAGTGGATTCATGTGGAAAAGCAGGTCATGGAAGCATTGCAGTTTCACTCTGTCTTCGTTCATCGAAACTGACTGAAAAGGCCTATGAGATAGCACGAACACATCGTCTGGCCCTCATTCAGGAGATGAACCGATTCCTTGCAAGTTCACAGGATGATAAAAAAGGCCCGATCATGTGCAGCGATCAACATCTCACCAGTGACCTTGCCGATACCGTGTTTCGGAATATACCGGACAGTTCCCCCGTAATTATTGCAGTGCAAAAAAATGACGGGACGTGCTCTTGTTCCATACGAACAGACGGCAGGAGTGGAAAATATGCAGGAGAGATAGTCCGTCAGCTGGCTCTTGAATACGGAGGATATGGAGGAGGCCATCAGAACAGGGCAGGAGCGACCGTTGCTTGTGAATATCTTGACACATTTTCATCAAAGGTTGTTGAGGCCTTCAGCTCATGA